The genomic stretch TATGATAAACTGACGGGTATTCAATACGGCAAAGAGGAAGACAGATTTGGCTGGGTAAAGAAGATTTGTTAACAGATTAATAAAAAAGGGGTTAAATACCCCTTTTACTTTTTTATTTTATCCTTGATTTTGTATCTTTTGTTCCAGCTGCTGGCGCCTGCTTTGCATCTGGCTTGAAATCTGCTGGTCAACTTCTTGTTTGGCGGCCTGGCTGGGATGGGCGGCTTCAACGGTGTACCAGCCGCGGTGGTGCATGGCTTCAAAAAACAGCTTTGCGTGTTCCTGCTCTTCTTGTTGAATGTGCTGTAGGGCTTCAATTATATTTTGGTTGACCGATTCCATAACAGTAGTGTTGTAAGCGTCTGAGACGTATTTTTCGGTCATTATGGAATCGTAGAGCATGTCTCTTTCAGTCAATTGATTTTGAGACATAATTTTTTCCCTCCTATTATAGTGTTATTGCTGTTTTGGCGGGTTGAAACCACCTTGTTGAAGTAGCATTTTTATGGTATTTGCATGCTGTTCCTCTTGTTTTGCTACCATATCAAAAAGGTATTTAATTTCCGGGTCTACTGCCTGTGCAGCATATGCCCTGTATTTGTTCATGCACATGTATTCGGTTTTGAGCTGGTCTTCTAATAATATCTTTTCTTTGTTTGTAAGTTCCATGCCTTCTTATCCTCCTTTCTTTGGGGTTAGGGTTGCTAAATAAAAAGAGCTCCTTTTCATACAAGGAACTCTTTATTTATTGTGATGTTATTTATGCGAAATTATGCATATTTGTTGATGACCTCTAGGACATTTTTAGTACCGGATGTATGATCTTCGGTAGACATGGCTTTTATATATTGATGGCGCTTGTTGTAAAGGTCTAAAATGGAGAGGTATAGTGAATCTTCGGTCATGTCTTCTTGTAGGAGAACCTTGCTGTAACCCTTTTTTTCAAATGATTTGGCATTCAATATTTGATCCCCACGGCTGGCTCCCAATGGCAACGGGATCAAGAGGCAGGGTTTTTTAAGAGCTAAAAATTCGTGGATGGAATTGGATCCGGCTCGTGATACCACTATATCGGCCAGCGCCATGATATGAGGTAACTCTTTATCCAGGTATTCAAATTGGACATATCCCGGAATACCTGCAAAACTTGGATCTATATTTCCCCTACCACATATGTGTACTATTTGAAAACGGGTTAGAAGCTTTTTGACTATTTTTCGTAAACAGTTATTTATGGCTAGTGACCCCGAACTACCTCCCATTACCATTATTACCGGCTTTTCCTGTGTAAAACCGCATAATTTCCTGCCGGTTTCAATATTACCCTGAAACAGTTCTTTGCGTATCGGAGTGCCGGTATATACAGCCTTGTTTCCTTTAAATTCGGATACAGTTTCAGGAAAGGTAGTGCAGATAACCTGTGCGAATAAAGAGGCTATTTTATTGGCCAGGCCAGGAGTGATATCTGATTCATGTACTATGACTGGGATACGGTTTACCCACCCGCCTATTACAACTGGGACGGATACAAATCCTCCTTTTGAGAATATGACATTAGGTTTTATCTTTTGTATTATATGCAATGATTGGCCTATGCCGTATGCCACTTTAAAAGGGTCAGTAAAGTTCTTGATGTCTAGATACCGCCTTAGTTTGCCTGATTGCACGGCATGGTATATAACGTCGCTATGTTTTGAGATGAGGCTGTACTCTATCCCGTTTTTTGTGCCTATATAATGAATTTCCCAGCCTTGGCGTTTAAGTTCCGGAATAAGTGCTATATTGGGGGTCACGTGTCCTGCCGTGCCCCCGCCGGTTAGTACTATTCTTTTCATATGCCTCCTCCTACACCCTTTCAAGGGGTTTGAGTCCTAAGAGTCTAAGCCCGTTAGCCAACGTAATTCTTGTGGCTTTTACCAGGGCTAATCTTGCTGCTTTCAGTTGTTGATCATCTACTAGTATGGGGTGTTCATGGTAGAAGCGATTGAAGTCTTGTGCAACGTCCACCAAATAGCGGGCTATTATAGAAGGTTCAAGCTGCGTCAAAGCTAACATGACTTTTTCAGGAAACTGGTACAAAGTCTTGCATAGTTGATATTCTTCTTTTGTCTGAAGCATATCAGGATTAAAGTTATTGGGGTCATCGTAGGCTTTTCGAATGACGCTACAACACCTAGCGTGAGTGTACTGTACATACGGTCCGGTTTCTCCGTCGAAGTTTAAAACCTCATCCCAAGAGAAGGACACGTCTTTAATTCTATTACTATACAAGTCGCTGAATATGACAGCGCCCACGCCCATATGGCGGGCTACCTCTTCCTTATTTTCCAGTTCGGGGTTTTTGCTTTGGATTATTTCGAGGGTTTTTTTAATGGCTTCAGACAATATGTCTTCAAGCAATACAACTTTTCCTTTGCGTGTGGATAGCTTTTCTCCACCCAGACTTACGAGGCCAAAGGGGACGTGAATGAGGTCCTTAGCCCATTCGTACCCCATAAGCTCTATAACCTTGAACCACTGTTGGAAGTGAAGGCTTTGTGCCGCACCTGTTACATATATACATTTATGGAAATTATATGTTTTTTTGCGGTAGATAGCGGCGGCTATGTCACGTGTAGCATATAGGCTACTGCCATCTTTTTTCAGTATCATACAGGGGGGCATTCCGTATTCTTCTAAGTCTACGATTAACGCCCCTTCGCTTTCTTTGAGCAAGTTTTTTTGCTTGAGTTCTTCAATCACGGCGTCCATCTTATCGTTGTAAAAGCTTTCGCCGGCATACGAATCAAAATGGACACCAAGGAGGTCATATACTTTCTGGAATTCTTTAAGGCTTATATCTTTAAACCATTGCCATAACCTTAATGCCTCGCTGTCTCCTTTTTCCATGCGCGCAAACCAGCTTCTTGCCTCATCTTCCAGCTTGGGGTCCTTTTCGGCTTCTTCATGAAATTTTACATATAGGCGCATGAGTTCTTTTATGCCTTGAGCTTCTACCTCCTCTTTCTTACCCCACAGCTTATACGCTACTATGAGTTTGCCAAACTGTGT from Caldicoprobacter guelmensis encodes the following:
- a CDS encoding ferritin-like domain-containing protein, which encodes MELTNKEKILLEDQLKTEYMCMNKYRAYAAQAVDPEIKYLFDMVAKQEEQHANTIKMLLQQGGFNPPKQQ
- a CDS encoding spore coat protein, encoding MSQNQLTERDMLYDSIMTEKYVSDAYNTTVMESVNQNIIEALQHIQQEEQEHAKLFFEAMHHRGWYTVEAAHPSQAAKQEVDQQISSQMQSRRQQLEQKIQNQG
- a CDS encoding undecaprenyldiphospho-muramoylpentapeptide beta-N-acetylglucosaminyltransferase is translated as MKRIVLTGGGTAGHVTPNIALIPELKRQGWEIHYIGTKNGIEYSLISKHSDVIYHAVQSGKLRRYLDIKNFTDPFKVAYGIGQSLHIIQKIKPNVIFSKGGFVSVPVVIGGWVNRIPVIVHESDITPGLANKIASLFAQVICTTFPETVSEFKGNKAVYTGTPIRKELFQGNIETGRKLCGFTQEKPVIMVMGGSSGSLAINNCLRKIVKKLLTRFQIVHICGRGNIDPSFAGIPGYVQFEYLDKELPHIMALADIVVSRAGSNSIHEFLALKKPCLLIPLPLGASRGDQILNAKSFEKKGYSKVLLQEDMTEDSLYLSILDLYNKRHQYIKAMSTEDHTSGTKNVLEVINKYA
- the argS gene encoding arginine--tRNA ligase, producing MFDIKDTIAQAIHEQLAQLSREQIYDLLEYPPNPEMGDIALPCFKLSKILKKPPMQIAQELASKISNMEFIDKTEVVSGYLNFFFNKPKFIEQTLKRILSEQEKYGSQPIGEGKTIVIDYSAPNIAKPFHVGHLRSTVIGNSLRKIFEFMGYKCIGINHLGDWGTQFGKLIVAYKLWGKKEEVEAQGIKELMRLYVKFHEEAEKDPKLEDEARSWFARMEKGDSEALRLWQWFKDISLKEFQKVYDLLGVHFDSYAGESFYNDKMDAVIEELKQKNLLKESEGALIVDLEEYGMPPCMILKKDGSSLYATRDIAAAIYRKKTYNFHKCIYVTGAAQSLHFQQWFKVIELMGYEWAKDLIHVPFGLVSLGGEKLSTRKGKVVLLEDILSEAIKKTLEIIQSKNPELENKEEVARHMGVGAVIFSDLYSNRIKDVSFSWDEVLNFDGETGPYVQYTHARCCSVIRKAYDDPNNFNPDMLQTKEEYQLCKTLYQFPEKVMLALTQLEPSIIARYLVDVAQDFNRFYHEHPILVDDQQLKAARLALVKATRITLANGLRLLGLKPLERV